One Spinacia oleracea cultivar Varoflay chromosome 4, BTI_SOV_V1, whole genome shotgun sequence DNA segment encodes these proteins:
- the LOC110781079 gene encoding uncharacterized protein encodes MDKSWIDLPTGHHEYIDGCMEFIEFAKQDLVEGKIRCPCKNCKVEKWFSVNEVERHILFKGFYKPYKDWIFHGKGDTFQRMFESDGGITSEGSLDNQSGFVGRDNMGGLLRSAFSVNMPPNCPNLEAREDDEWIEEPLAYDTDVEYDYSTIEEDVTYKKLLEASEEKLYEGCINFSKLSFLLHLFHLKCMNHWSIESFNMLLKLILDAFPQILDFPSSYYYSKKMIKDLGLGYEKIDACPNNCMLYWGEFLKKDKCRVCGTSRWKKTKDRGNVVSDQGTDTCKKGVPTKVMRYFPLIPRLKRIYMSSSTAEDMRWHDTERLGEDDKKILRHPSDGLAWKAFDERHSDFALDPRSVRLGLASDGFNPYRLMNTTYSTWPVMLIPYNLPPWLCMKPSSFILSTLIPGKSGPGNDIDVYLQPLVHELKLLWTGVEAFDAFAGEKFNLRAALLWTINDFPDYAMLSGLSTKGYNACPICLDSTPSDRFGSKICYCSYRKWLPADHPYRCQGDKFCEKFGTNEWGKAPSRPSGTDILRQQEKVKHVYGKSKAPPKKRQRGHDDDDDVQDESDFGTKRSIFFDLVYWEHNLLRHNLDVMHIEKNVSENILGTLLSMDKSRDSRNDREALEAWRIKSHLWLSTNPNGGECMPPASYSMSTEEKERFLNVLQKIKVPDGYGSNLSSCVNMKQRKLINLKS; translated from the coding sequence ATGGATAAAAGTTGGATCGATCTACCCACTGGTCATCATGAATATATCGACGGTTGTATGGAATTTATTGAGTTTGCCAAGCAAGATCTAGTCGAAGGAAAAATTAGATGTCCATGTAAGAACTGTAAGGTAGAGAAATGGTTCTCCGTAAATGAAGTGGAGAGGCATATTTTGTTTAAGGGATTTTATAAGCCATATAAGGATTGGATTTTTCATGGTAAAGGGGATACGTTTCAGCGTAtgtttgagagtgatggagggaTTACTAGTGAAGGATCCCTTGATAACCAAAGTGGGTTTGTAGGTCGAGATAATATGGGAGGGCTATTAAGATCAGCATTTAGTGTTAATATGCCTCCCAATTGCCCAAATTTAGAAGCACGAGAGGATGATGAATGGATTGAGGAGCCCTTGGCCTATGACACAGATGTAGAATATGATTATTCTACAATAGAAGAAGATGTGACATATAAGAAGTTGCTTGAAGCTTCTGAGGAGAAATTGTACGAGGGGTGTATCAATTTTTcaaagttatcttttctgttaCACTTGTTTCACTTGAAGTGTATGAATCACTGGTCCATAGAATCTTTCAATATGTTGTTGAAGCTAATTCTAGATGCATTTCCTCAAATACTTGATTTTCCCTCTTCTTATTATTACAGtaagaaaatgataaaagaCTTGGGCCTTGGGTATGAAAAGATTGATGCTTGTCCGAATAATTGCATGTTGTATTGGGGTGAATTTTTAAAGAAAGACAAGTGTCGTGTTTGTGGTACATCGAGGTGGAAGAAAACTAAGGATAGGGGCAACGTTGTAAGTGATCAAGGTACGGATACTTGTAAGAAAGGTGTGCCAACTAAGGTAATGCGATATTTCCCTCTTATACCGAGACTAAAAAGAATCTACATGTCATCATCAACAGCAGAAGATATGAGATGGCATGATACAGAGCGATTGGGTGAAGATGATAAGAAGATTTTAAGGCATCCTTCAGATGGCTTAGCATGGAAGGCATTTGATGAGCGTCACAGTGATTTTGCATTAGACCCTCGTAGTGTTCGATTAGGTcttgcgagtgatggttttaatCCTTACCGTTTAATGAACACCACTTATAGTACGTGGCCAGTGATGTTGATTCCTTATAATCTTCCACCATGGTTATGTATGAAACCGTCTTCTTTCATTCTGTCCACGCTTATTCCTGGAAAATCAGGTCCCGGAAATGATATTGACGTGTATCTGCAGCCATTAGTGCATGAATTGAAATTGCTGTGGACAGGGGTTGAAGCTTTTGATGCTTTTGCCGGAGAGAAATTTAATTTGCGTGCGGCTTTGCTTTGGACTATTAATGACTTTCCCGACTATGCAATGCTCTCTGGTTTGAGCACAAAAGGTTACAATGCATGTCCTATATGCTTAGATTCCACGCCTTCTGATAGATTTGGGAGCAAGATTTGCTATTGTAGCTATAGAAAATGGTTACCTGCAGATCACCCATATCGATGTCAAGGTGACAAGTTTTGTGAGAAGTTTGGAACTAATGAGTGGGGTAAAGCCCCATCTCGTCCTAGCGGCACTGATATATTGAGGCAGCAAGAAAAGGTGAAGCATGTTTACGGAAAGTCGAAGGCACCACCGAAAAAGAGGCAAAGAGGACacgatgatgacgatgatgtcCAAGATGAAAGTGACTTTGGTACCAAGAGAAGCATATTCTTTGATTTGGTGTATTGGGAGCATAATCTTCTAAGGCATAATTTAGATGtgatgcacattgagaaaaacgTGTCTGAGAATATTTTAGGAACTCTTCTTAGCATGGATAAGAGTAGAGATAGTAGGAATGATCGAGAAGCCCTTGAAGCATGGAGAATAAAGTCTCACCTTTGGCTGAGTACTAATCCTAACGGAGGTGAATGCATGCCTCCGGCTTCCTATTCTATGTCTACGGAGGAGAAGGAGAGGTTCCTAAATGTTTTGCAGAAAATTAAAGTTCCTGATGGATATGGATCCAACCTTTCTAGTTGTGTGAATATGAAGCAAAGGAAGTTGATTAACCTCAAAAGTTGA